The following are from one region of the Paenibacillus sp. KS-LC4 genome:
- a CDS encoding SWIM zinc finger family protein, whose product MNKALTRNDGQLLKLLEGNIREHMQQVIVERGWEYFRKGYVRKVEVHDQHLLTGVVAGSELYAVSIDVMDFAYSRCTCPYGGFCKHMAAVFFAFCDHNQALHGTPESAYRRLTGLQPEPAQRAAVVVEQRGKTASTPGMDASPADWQAWMEQEYGESWRVCRHSLHSLQPVLSALKGTSKDWDKKKQRLHWMNVILFVLDQAEQAIKAVDSFSRYYHEMSFVRMAEPWLEHYYTLVLELEPAEMLEDERDWADAVVGYAYNRALRKEQQLFDWPYIYLALCGKMSENRDWQQRELASMLASAGEQTEAADEQINDTFIHTAIAMMYFFDGQDEEALAHFGKTDFRGSQKMVYTCAAQRLEEGEWEPFEAWMTYLYKHIYAIRSGRTVGPFLTLCRRADTDQPDNIKWTSYMTSLLPHSYSELTDHWFAQKKYEEWAELQMLIGALPDDLPIQDVREVSKVNPRVMMPLYHQAIESWISSRNRQGYRMAVKQLKKLERIYKAEKEMDRWQVYITGIGRKYQRLRAFQEELWKGKIVT is encoded by the coding sequence GTGAACAAAGCTTTGACTAGAAATGACGGTCAGCTATTGAAGCTGTTAGAAGGCAATATCAGAGAGCATATGCAGCAGGTTATTGTCGAGCGCGGCTGGGAATATTTTCGTAAAGGCTATGTTCGAAAAGTAGAGGTGCACGATCAGCATTTGCTGACGGGCGTCGTTGCGGGTTCGGAGCTGTATGCGGTTAGCATTGATGTCATGGATTTTGCGTATAGCAGATGTACATGTCCGTATGGCGGTTTCTGCAAGCATATGGCGGCCGTGTTTTTTGCTTTCTGCGACCATAATCAGGCATTGCATGGTACGCCGGAGTCAGCGTATCGCCGCCTGACAGGGCTTCAGCCGGAGCCTGCGCAGCGGGCTGCTGTCGTTGTGGAGCAGCGGGGAAAAACAGCCTCCACCCCAGGCATGGATGCGTCTCCTGCAGATTGGCAGGCGTGGATGGAGCAGGAGTATGGCGAATCTTGGCGCGTATGCCGCCACTCGCTGCATTCCTTGCAGCCCGTGCTGTCTGCACTTAAAGGCACATCCAAGGATTGGGATAAAAAAAAGCAGCGGCTGCACTGGATGAATGTCATCTTGTTCGTGCTGGATCAGGCAGAGCAAGCCATTAAGGCGGTAGATTCATTCAGCCGCTATTATCACGAAATGTCGTTCGTCCGTATGGCTGAGCCATGGCTGGAGCATTATTATACGCTCGTACTGGAGCTGGAACCAGCCGAAATGCTGGAGGATGAGCGTGACTGGGCTGATGCGGTTGTTGGATATGCTTATAACCGGGCGCTGCGGAAGGAGCAGCAGCTATTTGACTGGCCTTATATTTATTTGGCGCTGTGCGGGAAGATGTCGGAAAATCGCGACTGGCAGCAGCGCGAGCTGGCCTCAATGCTTGCATCGGCAGGTGAGCAGACAGAAGCGGCTGATGAGCAAATAAATGACACGTTTATTCATACGGCGATTGCGATGATGTATTTTTTCGACGGGCAGGATGAGGAAGCTTTGGCCCATTTCGGGAAAACGGATTTTCGCGGCTCGCAAAAAATGGTCTATACTTGTGCTGCTCAGCGGCTGGAAGAAGGAGAATGGGAGCCGTTTGAGGCATGGATGACCTATCTTTACAAGCATATTTATGCGATTCGCAGCGGAAGGACGGTGGGACCGTTCCTGACTTTATGCCGCCGTGCAGATACGGATCAACCGGATAATATAAAATGGACGTCCTATATGACGTCGCTGCTGCCGCATTCTTATTCAGAGCTTACGGATCACTGGTTTGCACAGAAAAAATACGAGGAATGGGCTGAGCTGCAAATGCTGATTGGCGCCTTGCCTGATGATTTGCCAATTCAGGATGTACGCGAGGTGTCAAAGGTGAATCCGCGCGTCATGATGCCGCTCTATCATCAGGCAATCGAAAGCTGGATCAGCTCGCGCAATCGCCAAGGCTACCGAATGGCGGTGAAGCAGCTTAAAAAGCTGGAGCGTATTTATAAAGCCGAGAAGGAAATGGATAGATGGCAGGTTTATATTACAGGTATCGGTCGTAAATACCAGCGGCTGCGTGCGTTCCAAGAGGAGCTGTGGAAAGGAAAAATTGTGACATGA